One genomic window of Psychrobacillus sp. INOP01 includes the following:
- the hemL gene encoding glutamate-1-semialdehyde 2,1-aminomutase gives MTKSYEQSKQAFTEAKELMPGGVNSPVRAFKSVDMDPIFMESGKGAILTDIDGNEYIDYVLSWGPLILGHTEPNVVKAIQQVAETGTSFGASTLIETKLAKLVMERVPSIEMVRMVSSGTEATMSALRLARGYTGRNKILKFEGSYHGHGDSLLIKAGSGVATLGLPDSPGVPESIAKNTIAVPYNDIESVRHVFENFGDDLAAVIVEPVAGNMGVVPPAEGFLEGLRELTEKNGTVLIFDEVMTGFRVGYNCAQGYFGITPDLTCLGKVIGGGLPVGAFGGKREIMEMIAPAGPVYQAGTLSGNPLAMTAGYETLTRLNEKSYDYFIELGDILEKGFREAATKYNIPHTVNRAGSMIGFFLTNEDVINFDTAKTSDLELFAKYFRLMAEEGIYLPPSQFEGLFLSSAHTVEHIEKTIQAFHTVFEKLSNN, from the coding sequence ATGACGAAATCATATGAGCAATCCAAACAAGCATTTACAGAAGCGAAAGAGTTAATGCCAGGTGGCGTAAATAGTCCTGTACGTGCATTTAAATCAGTAGATATGGATCCTATTTTCATGGAAAGTGGAAAAGGCGCTATATTAACAGACATCGATGGGAACGAATATATTGATTACGTTCTATCATGGGGTCCGCTTATTTTAGGGCATACGGAACCAAACGTTGTGAAAGCAATCCAACAGGTAGCTGAAACAGGTACAAGCTTCGGTGCTTCCACGTTGATCGAAACTAAATTAGCTAAACTAGTAATGGAGCGTGTTCCATCTATCGAGATGGTTCGTATGGTTTCTTCTGGTACAGAAGCAACAATGAGTGCACTTCGTTTAGCTCGTGGTTATACAGGGCGCAACAAAATTTTGAAATTTGAAGGTAGCTATCACGGACACGGGGACAGCTTATTGATAAAAGCTGGATCTGGTGTTGCTACACTTGGATTACCAGATAGCCCAGGTGTACCTGAGTCTATTGCAAAAAACACAATAGCAGTACCGTATAATGATATAGAAAGCGTACGCCACGTATTTGAAAACTTTGGAGACGACTTAGCAGCGGTAATCGTTGAGCCTGTAGCGGGTAATATGGGTGTTGTTCCTCCAGCTGAAGGATTCTTAGAAGGATTACGCGAATTAACAGAGAAAAACGGAACAGTGTTAATCTTTGATGAGGTTATGACGGGCTTCAGAGTAGGCTACAATTGTGCTCAAGGATATTTTGGTATTACACCGGATTTAACTTGTTTAGGCAAGGTAATTGGCGGAGGGCTTCCTGTAGGGGCATTTGGTGGTAAGCGTGAAATTATGGAAATGATTGCACCTGCTGGACCTGTATATCAAGCTGGTACTCTTTCAGGTAATCCTTTAGCAATGACAGCAGGATATGAAACATTAACTCGATTAAATGAAAAATCATATGATTATTTTATCGAGCTAGGGGATATACTTGAAAAAGGTTTCCGAGAAGCAGCGACAAAATATAATATTCCGCATACAGTGAATCGTGCTGGTTCTATGATCGGTTTCTTCTTAACCAATGAAGATGTAATTAATTTTGATACAGCGAAAACATCTGATTTAGAATTATTCGCTAAGTATTTCCGTCTCATGGCAGAGGAAGGAATTTATCTGCCACCTTCGCAGTTTGAAGGATTATTCTTATCAAGTGCACATACTGTAGAGCATATAGAGAAAACTATTCAAGCGTTCCATACAGTTTTCGAAAAATTATCAAACAACTAA
- the ribD gene encoding bifunctional diaminohydroxyphosphoribosylaminopyrimidine deaminase/5-amino-6-(5-phosphoribosylamino)uracil reductase RibD, whose amino-acid sequence MTSHAFYMDLALQNARAMKGQTDPNPLVGAVIVNDNRIVGIGAHMKPGEPHAEIHAIRMAGEHAKGATIYVTLEPCSHHGRTGPCAEAIVEAGIEKVVIATLDPNPLVSGRGVKILEDAGINVISGIQEEASKKMNEVFNKFIVTEKPFVTLKSGITLDGKIATHTAHSKWITSSDAREDVHHLRNEHLAILVGVNTVIEDNPELTTRIENGRNPIRIVLDSTLKIPLDAKLVTDQLAETWIFTGANYDNDKKEKLVNEGVRIFHTTGSKHVNVHEVVQRLGENSISSLLIEGGGTINAAFLENKLIDKAVIYIAPKLIGGKNAPTFMEGSGIDLMSDAVELVDTDVQKIGKDFKFVGYPTYK is encoded by the coding sequence ATGACTAGTCATGCATTTTACATGGACCTTGCTCTGCAAAATGCTCGTGCTATGAAAGGGCAAACAGATCCGAATCCATTAGTAGGAGCGGTTATCGTAAATGATAATCGTATTGTTGGTATAGGTGCGCATATGAAACCTGGCGAGCCTCATGCGGAAATTCACGCAATCAGGATGGCAGGGGAGCATGCGAAGGGTGCTACTATTTATGTAACACTTGAACCATGTTCGCATCACGGTAGAACAGGTCCCTGTGCAGAAGCAATTGTAGAAGCCGGTATTGAAAAGGTTGTCATTGCAACGCTCGATCCGAATCCGCTCGTTTCAGGTCGGGGAGTGAAAATTTTAGAAGATGCTGGGATAAATGTTATCTCAGGTATTCAAGAGGAAGCTTCTAAAAAAATGAATGAGGTATTCAATAAATTTATCGTAACGGAAAAGCCTTTTGTCACATTAAAATCTGGGATAACGTTAGATGGTAAAATTGCAACGCACACTGCTCATAGCAAGTGGATTACCTCTTCAGATGCACGAGAGGATGTTCATCATCTTAGAAACGAGCATTTGGCAATTTTAGTTGGTGTGAATACTGTTATAGAGGATAATCCCGAACTGACCACTCGTATTGAAAATGGACGTAATCCGATTCGCATAGTTCTTGACTCTACTTTAAAAATCCCATTAGATGCAAAGCTAGTTACGGATCAGCTAGCGGAGACATGGATTTTTACAGGAGCGAATTATGATAATGATAAAAAAGAGAAGCTTGTAAATGAAGGAGTTCGTATTTTCCATACAACAGGTTCTAAACATGTGAATGTACATGAAGTCGTTCAACGTTTAGGTGAAAACTCTATCTCATCATTATTGATTGAAGGTGGAGGCACGATTAATGCGGCGTTTTTAGAAAATAAATTAATCGATAAAGCAGTTATTTATATTGCTCCCAAGCTAATAGGTGGTAAAAATGCTCCGACATTTATGGAAGGTAGCGGTATTGACCTAATGAGTGATGCGGTTGAGCTGGTCGATACGGATGTCCAAAAAATAGGGAAAGACTTTAAGTTTGTTGGTTATCCAACATACAAATAA
- a CDS encoding HAD family acid phosphatase, with amino-acid sequence MKFGFDIDDTLINLREHAFHIYNEKLGQQVALDKFHELDKVEIHELFGMSDEAGSKMWNETLEQIYYTNCPTYPDAVETLVNLHEQGHEVYYITARPAEHRERTMEWLVEQGFPVDVERFYCGMKDQAKVNIIRDLQLDYYFDDKPDVLNTLTEDTLQVFVKTQSYNRHLTIPRLTNWLELKQIVEENNHKKQF; translated from the coding sequence ATGAAATTTGGATTTGATATTGATGATACATTGATCAATTTAAGAGAACATGCTTTTCATATTTATAATGAAAAATTAGGACAACAAGTGGCATTAGATAAGTTTCATGAGTTAGATAAAGTAGAGATTCATGAGTTATTCGGGATGTCGGATGAAGCAGGTTCAAAAATGTGGAATGAAACATTGGAACAAATATACTACACGAATTGTCCAACTTATCCAGATGCAGTAGAAACGTTAGTTAACCTACATGAACAAGGACATGAGGTTTACTATATTACGGCTAGACCTGCAGAGCATCGAGAAAGAACGATGGAATGGTTAGTTGAACAGGGTTTTCCAGTCGATGTAGAACGGTTTTATTGTGGTATGAAGGATCAAGCTAAAGTGAATATTATTCGAGACTTACAGTTGGATTATTATTTCGATGACAAGCCAGATGTATTAAATACATTGACGGAGGATACATTACAAGTATTTGTAAAAACGCAATCATATAACCGACATCTAACTATTCCAAGGCTAACGAATTGGTTGGAACTAAAGCAGATTGTTGAAGAAAACAACCACAAAAAGCAATTCTAA
- a CDS encoding GTP cyclohydrolase II, whose amino-acid sequence MTNVKEISNDVVNVLKDKIQVIKTGESSIYLVGPIRLPVNLNGNTVIFQWYSWLNSSEYTEDIQQIINNLSSSNLAEYQQSSVLVYGDFKETEESLIRMHSICHTGDIFGSKRCDCGFQLKQSMQMIVNNGAGALFYLANHEGRGIGLFSKAMAYILQENGSDTVEANEKLGFVDDSRNYSDAIEVLKVLRTKPVTLITNNPKKVRALKDAGLSVAGRTPLWGDVSEFNEKYLHTKINRSGHMEEEGTFQND is encoded by the coding sequence ATGACAAATGTTAAGGAAATATCAAATGATGTAGTAAATGTATTAAAAGATAAAATTCAAGTAATTAAAACCGGAGAAAGTTCAATTTATCTAGTTGGACCAATTCGCCTGCCAGTAAATTTAAATGGGAATACAGTTATATTCCAATGGTATAGCTGGTTAAATAGCAGTGAATACACAGAGGACATCCAACAAATCATCAATAATTTATCTTCCTCTAACTTAGCGGAATACCAACAGTCCAGTGTGTTAGTTTACGGAGATTTTAAAGAGACAGAGGAGTCACTAATCCGCATGCACTCCATTTGCCATACAGGTGATATTTTTGGCAGTAAGCGTTGTGATTGTGGTTTCCAACTAAAACAGTCGATGCAAATGATTGTTAATAACGGAGCAGGCGCATTATTCTATTTAGCAAACCATGAAGGTAGAGGGATTGGCCTATTTAGTAAAGCAATGGCCTATATTCTACAAGAAAATGGTTCAGATACTGTTGAGGCAAATGAAAAACTTGGTTTTGTTGATGATTCTAGAAATTACAGTGATGCAATCGAAGTGTTAAAAGTATTACGCACGAAACCAGTAACATTAATAACGAATAATCCAAAGAAAGTAAGAGCATTAAAGGACGCAGGCTTATCTGTAGCGGGACGTACACCATTATGGGGGGACGTTTCGGAATTCAATGAGAAGTACTTACACACGAAGATAAATCGTTCAGGTCATATGGAGGAAGAAGGTACTTTTCAAAATGACTAG